The segment ATGCCCGCCCGGCGGCACCTACGCACGGGGGCCGATCTGCTCACCGCCCTAGGCGTGGCCCCGGGTGCGGCCTATCGAGCGGCCCGGGTGGGGCGGGCCGCGGCCGCTCTGCCGGCGCTCACCCGGGCTCAGCGACTCGGTGGGATCGGGATCGAATTCGCCGACGCCGTCGGCAAGGGCGTCAGCCACATCGAATCCCGGGTGGCGTTGGCCGATGACGAGCGCGCCGCAGTGATCACCACCCTGATGGTTCAGAGCACCCCGTCGGGGGTGGACAAGAAGGCCCGCGGGATCGCCATCGCCAAAGCCACGACCCAACCGGTCGACAACACGGTGCCGGTGGCGGAGAACACCGACCTCAACGACATGAACGTGGCGCAAACCGGTGACGGGCGGGTGGCGGCCACCCTGGACCTCGACATCCTCACCGGCGAAGAACTGCTCGCCGCCCTCGACCCGCTATGCCGACCCGTCCCGCTGCCCGACGGATCCCCGGACCCCCGCCCAGCCGGGCGGCGCCGCGCCGACGCCTTCGGGCAGATACTGCGCACCTACCTATCCAGCTCGGGGCGCCCGACGAGCGGTGGGGTCCTCCCGCACGTCACCCTCATCCGCCCCACCACAGCCGGTGTGGACTGCCTCGGGTTCGGCGGGCCCATCACCACCTCGACCGCCGAGCTGATCGTCTGCGACAGCACCCTGACCGCGGTGACCGTCGACCACTCGGGCGCACCCCTGGATGTCGGGCGCAGCGAACGACTCTTCACCCCCGCGATCCGCAAAGGCCTAGCGGTCCGCGACGGCGGCTGCGCACACCCCGGCTGCGGGCGACCGGTGTCCTGGTGCGACGCCCACCACATCACCCCCTGGGAACACGGCGGCACCACCAGCCTCGACAACGGCGTCCTGCTCTGCCGGCTGCACCACACCGCCATCCACCACGGCGGCTGGCAGGTCTACCTCGGCCCCGACCGCCACCCCTGGTTCATCCCACCCCATGCCCCGGGCACACCCGAACCCGAGCATCTGCGATCACACGCCCGACGCACCATGACCTACCTACCCACCGCCGCATAACCACACCTGCACCGCACCTTGACAACTGGACAGAGAAAACCGCCCGCACAGCGGGTCCGGCGGCACAACACCCCGCCGGACCCGCCACCACGGATCGCGCCCCTACGCCGCAGGGTGAAAACTAGGCCGCCGCTTGCCGCGGGGTGACTAGGCCGCCGCTTTGTCTGCCTTCTTGGTGTCGGACTTCTTGGTCTCGGACTTCTTGGTCTCGGACTTCTTCTCAGTGTCCGGCTTCTTGGCCTCCGAGGTCTCGGACTTCGTCGCGTCGGCCTCGGCGTCGGCGGCGCCCGATGTGGTGGGCGCCGGCTTCTTCTTGGGCGTGAGTGCATTCGTGATGTCACGCACCACGTTCATCAAGGGGTTCTTCTTGACCGTGGGCTTCTTCACCGCCGGGGCCTCGTCCTCGCCCTCGGGTGCAGTCTCGGCCGGGGTCTCCGCGGGGGTCTCCACGGCAGGCTCTGCGGCAGGCTCTGCGTCAGGCTCTGCGGCAGTGGGAGCTTCGTCGTCGGCGGCTGCCTCCGAGGTCTGCTCGGCCTCTTCGGTGTCCGGCGCCGCGTGCTTGGGCGCCAGCCCGGAGTCCTCGGGGATCGCTGCGCTCGGGTTGGCGGCGTGCTTGCCGGTCGGGACGTCACCCTCAGGATCCACCGACAGCGTGACCAGCTTGGCGTCGGGGTCCGGCAGATCGCCCGCCGCGGCCGCGAGGGTGCGCGCCGCATTGGGTGCCTGCCGACTCGACTGGCCGGTGAGGCCGGCCGCCAGGTTGTCCAATCCGGCCTGCAGACCCGCGGTGAGTCCCCCGAGATTCAGTCCCTTGGTGAGGGTTTGGATCAGCTTGCCCAGGTTCTCCAGGACGTTGGGCGGCGCCGCGGTCGGCTTGCCGCTGATGAACTCCTTGTGGAATCCGTTCACCAGTGAGGTCATGACGTCGTTGAGGGCGCGCCCCCAGTTGACGTCCGGGAAGGACATGAACGGCGTGGCCGTGTCCGGATCGTCCAGGGTGCGGGTGTAGGTACCGTCCGGGTTGCGCACCACATCGGTGTAGCCGAGGTTGACCAGACTGGTGAGGGCGGGCGCCAGAGCATTGGCCAGCCGGATGGGCAGGGTGCCCAGCGTTCCGAAGCTCACCATGTTCAGCAGATCACCGGCCAGGTACAGCGGTTCCAGCAGTGGCAGCGTCTTGGTGGCCAGGGTCAGGTAGACGTTGACATCCAGCGGGCTGCCGAGATCGAGTGCTCCGCTGACGGTTTCCCCGACCTCCTCGAGGATCTGGTCCAGCGCACTGTCCAATTCCACGCCGCGCAGAATGTAGGACGCCCCGATGGTGCCGGCCAGCAGGTTGTTGAACAACGTGAACGGATTGGGCCAGGCCGCGAAATCCGAATACGGCTGGTACTGGACGGTCGCATCGACCTTGATCGGGACGAGGTTCGCCGCACCGAGCTCGATTCCGGTGCCCAGCACCGGGATTCCGGTGCCGGCGTTGGTGGCCTTCACATCTGGGGTGATCATGTCGATACCGAGCAGATCGAACAGCGGGTAGAACCGGGCAAGCATGCCACCGTTGGCCCGGCCGACATTGTTGGCCAGGATCATCGGCAGCAAGGTCAGGCTGCCGAGTGGACCCCCGCCGTTGGCACCGACCCGAGGCTGGTTGCCGAGGTCGGCGAGCGCCTGCTGGTACGCCGAACCGGCCGCCATCGCGCCGAACCCGTACCCGATCACGATCGGGATGCGGACATCGATGACGTTGAGGTCCGGCAGATTGATGTCCTCGACACCCTGCAGCACCGCGGAGATCAGCGGGCCGAGCAGCGGGATGTTCCCGACCGCGTCACCTGCCAGATCGAGCACCGCGTCCAACAGGTTCTCGACGCCGACCTCCAGGTAGGGGGTCTGGTTGATGGCGTCGGCCACGGCATTGGCTGTGCCGGGCGTCCACCCCAGGTCGAGCCCGGCCAGCATCTTGAGCAGCAGGAACGGCTCACCCGGGGTGATGATGTTGACACCGGGGATGTCCAGGCCGGCCAGGTTCAGCGGATCCGACAGGTCAAGTCCGACCAGCCCCAGCACCGCCGACAAGGTGATGTTGCCCTGGGCATCCGTGATGTTCAGCAGGTCGAGGATGTTGATCAGCAGCGGGGTGACCAACCCGCCCAGGATCGGTGTGAGCACCGACCCCAGATCGATCGGGATGGCACCCAGTATGTCGTCGAGAAACGCCGTCGGTATCTGACTGAGCAGGTTCTCGATGTTCAGGCCGAAACCGCCGGCCAGGTTGACGCCGGCCAGCGCCCGCTCGTAGGCGGCAATGAATTCCTGGAAGGTGTTGTACGCGGTCTGCCCCGAGCCCGCGGTGACATCGGGCAGGGTGCCGGGTGGACCGAACGGGCTGACCGAGGCGCTCAGGTCGACCGGCTGCTCGACCACCCGCAGGTAGTGCTGCTCCGGGCGAGGCAACGGGGTCGGCGCTGCCGCACCGACGGTCAGCGCTGTCGCGGTCGCCGTCGCCGCCGTGACGACAGCCAGCCTCCTGGTGTGCTCCGCCACGTTCCGGTGTTTTCCAGCCATCAGCCCCACGCCTCCCCCGCCTGCCCCGTGCAGTTCCCTGCCGAAACTTAACATTCAAGATCGCGGGGCTGGGGCGTTTGGTCGGTAATCGCCGAATGGCTAGGTCAGGGCTGGCGCATGACGGCTCGCAGCACCCGGTCCCTCACGCGCACAGGCAGGTTCGTCATCAACGCGATCTGCAGGCGCGGCCCGGCCCCGACAACGTAGCGGGCGCGCGGACGTTTCGCGGTCAGTGCCGCCCGCACCACGTCGGATACCTTTTCCGGTGCCACCGCCAACCTTTGCGAGATCGGCACGGCCTTGCGCATTCCGCTCACATGCCTGCCGTAGAGATCCCGCTCGGCGGGCGTGAGTGCGGCGTCGACATCATCGACCATGCTGCCCGCCGTTCGCCACATGTCGGTGTCGGTCTGTGCGGGCTCGATCAACACCACCGGTATCCGCCACGGGCTCAGCTCCATTCGGAGAGCATCCGCGGCGGCCTCCAGCGCGAACTTCGACGCCGCATAGGCGCCGATCAGCGGTGTGGACATGCGCCCGTTCACGCTCGAGATGAACACCACCCTGCCGTGGGCGGCTCGTAGCCGGGGCAACACGGCTCGGGTCACGGCGAATTGCCCGATCACGTTCACCTCCAGCTGGGTGCGCCACTGCTGAGTGGTCAGGGTTTCCATCGGTCCGGCCATCACGATGCCGGCGTTGTTCACCACCGCATCCAGCCGGTAGGGCAGCGCATCGTCGAGTGCGGAGATGTCCCCGTCATCGGTGACATCGAGAATCACCGCCGAAATACGCTGCGGATCAACCGCTGTCAGGGCCGCGCCGTCGGCATCGCTGCGCACGCCGGCGATGACGTCCCAGCCGTGGGCCGCCAGTTGTTCCGCGATGGTGCGGCCGATACCTCGGCCGGCCCCGGTGACCAGGACTGAAGGCATGCGATCAGCCTATCCGCTGCCGGGTTCCGCCGGCGCGAAGAGGAAGATCAGCGCGGCCGTCGCCACCACGGCGGCGGCCAGGCCGATCACCGGGGCCACCACGTGCAGAGTCAAGGTCGCGCCGAGCACCGCACCCGCGCACATCGTCAACACCACTGTGTAGCGCAGCTTCTCGCGCTGCCCGCTGCCGCCGGCAAGCCTGCTGTCGAATCCGATGCCGACGATGGTCTGGGTCAGCACGGTGGTGCTCAGTTCCTGGATCCCGAATTGGCGGGCGGTTGCATTCTGGATCCCGAAGGCCACGGCGAGCCCGGCGATCAGGATCAGCTTGGTGTCATCGTGGTATCGCAGCACGCCACTGCCGGCCAGCGCCGCGAGCACCGTCAGCAGCAGCACCTCCACCGACAAGGCCACGGTGACCCAGCGGCGCTCCGCGGGTCCGAGGTGGCGTACCAGTCGACCGCCGATCACCGCCCCGGTGATGAAGCTGACGAACGCGACCACCGCGGCCAACAGGTCCACCCCCGAATGCGGCACGAACCAGAAACCGAGAAAGATCACGTTGCCGGTCATGTTCGCGACGAACACGTGCCCGAGCACCAGCACGCTGACCGCGTCGACCAGCCCGGTGGCAAATGTGAGGAGCAGCAGCGCTGCGACGGTGAACTGTTGCGAGACGGGCGATTTCATGGACGCGCGGCCGGTAGCCGTTACAGCCTGGGCGTCAGATCCAATGAGGTGATGGCGTTCATCTGGGTGATGAGCCAATCGGTGCCGCGCTTCTCCATGTTGAGCCGGTAGGACAGGTAGCGCAGCGACGGGATGTTCTTGGTGACCGGACTGGTCGCCACCGAGTTGGTGTACACGATCGCCGACGCGCTGTCGGCGTCCAACGATTCCACCGCGGCGCCGAGCACCTGGGTGTTGTTGGACACCTGGGCCTGCTTGTTGGGCGCGGCGATCGCGTCGATGTACTTGCGGTACTCGGCCTGGAAGTCGCCGCCGAGGAATTTGGCGGCCCGATCGGGCAACGTCTCCATGTCCTCGGGTGTGTAGGTCCACAGTGTGGTGATGGCATCGGCGGCGGTACCCGCGATATCCAGCTTCACCTGGACCAGGGCCCGGTCGGTCAGATACGGCGCCGCGTTGGCCCCGGCGAAGGCGGCAGCGACGACGAACAGCGCGGCACCGGCGAGGGCCGCCATCTTCGCCCCGCGGCCCGGCGGACGATGCGGCACCAGGACGGGCTCGGCAGGCGCCGCCGCCTCATCGGGTGCCTGGTCGGATGCGTCCTCGGGCATCCCGTCCGACGCCCCAACGGAGGCCCCGGCGGACGCCACATCGGACGCGGCCTCGACGTCGGCGGTGGCCTCGGTATCGGCCCCGGTGGTCAGATCACCTGAATCAGCCGGCTGATCTTCCACTGCTGTCCCTCCTTGATCGCCGTTGCCACCCAACGACTTCCGGTCTCGATGGTCTGCTTGCCGTCCGGGGTGGTGGTGGTCATCTTGGTGGCGACCAGCACGTCGGCGCTGCCGTCGTCATTCCACCGTTGCACACCCGCCTCCAGCACTTCGCCGTTGGTGGGCTCATTGCGGGCCACCTGCAGCACGATCTCGTTCTGCTTCTCGGTGAACGTCTTCTCGAACTCCCCGGTGCCCTGTGCCAGGATCCGGTCGGCGTAATCGTTGGCGTTGAAGGGATCCAGCGTCGTGTACGCCCGCATGAAGGCGCGCACATAGCCCAACGCGTCGGCATCGCGCACCTGGGTTCGCCGGTCGGCCTCGTGCACGACCGTCATGAACGTGGCCAGGCCCAGCGTCACCGCGGTCAGCAGCGCGCAGATCCCGGCGACCAGCGGCAGGCCCCAGCGGGTGGGCGGGTCGACCGGCGCGTGGAAGTACTCGGGTGCCTGCGAGTCGACGACGCGGCGCGGGCTCATCGGCCGCCCCCCGCATACGGCTTGGTCAGCACGGACAGATTCTGCACCTGCCACTGATCGCCGTTCTTCACGAAGTCCGCGCGCACCGTGGCGGTGATGAACCGCATGGCGTTCGGGTCGCTGCCGCGCTGCCCCTGCATCGCCAACAACATGGATGCGGTGGTGGTGGTCGGGGCGGGCTGCTCCAGCACCACGCTGTTGACCGCCCAGTACTCGTTGGACACCAGCGGGGCCTTCTGCAGCGCCTCCTGCTGCTCGAGTAACTGCGGCCGGTAGATGTCACTGGCCAGCGACTGTGCGCGGGCGAAATCGTCCTTGGCGGTGTCCGGGGCGTAGCTCAGCACCTGTTCCACAATGCGGGCGCCCTGGGCGGCGATCTCGTTGCGCGCGGCGTCCAGGGCGCGTTCCTGGCGGTACACCACCAGATAGCCGGCGGCGGTCGCGGCCGCACACAGCAGCGTGGCGACCACCAGCCCGATCGCCACCGGGCGGCGCGGGTCACGAGTCGGTTCACCGACCCGGTGCACCTCGGTGCGCAGCAACAGGTCGGCGAGGGTCCGGTGCCGCCGGTCCCACAGCGGCCACAGCCAGCCCAGGAACACGGCCGCGGTGTCCAGCAGGTGAGCGATATCGCGGATCAGCAGCCGCCCGGTGCCCGCGGGCGCGCCGTCGCTGCTCCGCACCACCCGGATGCCGGTCACGGCACGGCCCACGGTCCAGCCGGTCCGGGACGGCAGCACCCAGCGATTGACCATCATCGCCAGGCCGACCAGGACGGCCACCCCGACATAGACCCACCACAGCCAGCCCATCAGCGGTGCGGTCCAGGCCAGCAGCGCCAGCGTCACGATCAGCGCCGCACCGAAGAGCACGTCAATCCCGAACGCGCCGGCGCGGGCACCCCAGGACGCGGGTACCGCCGGCGCGACCGCTTCGGTGGTCTCGGTCTCCTCGAGCACGGCCGTCACGTGGTGACCTGGACGAGGTTGGCGATCTTGTAGGTGCCGTCGGCGCGTTGCATGGTGACCCGCAACCGGTAGCCCTGTTCCTGGTCGGCGGTCTCGGAGTTCGTCACCTTGGTGCGCACCGCCACGAGCACGTCGACGGAGCCGTCATCGTGGTGGCGTTCGACGGCGGCACGCAGATCGGCCACCTCGACCCGGACATTGGCGGCCTGGTAGGCCTCCATCATCATCGAGCTGTAGAACACCGCCTGGGCTCCGAAATCCCCCGTCGCGCAATCGACGATCTTGGCCTGGGCGGCACCCATCGACGCAGTGTCGGGTGCCTGGGTTGCCGTCACACAATCCTTGGCCGCCTGCAGCGCCACCGCATCGTCGCGGGCGATCTGATCGCTCTGGGCGTTCGAGCGGGACAGCAGATACCCGCCCGCGGCCAGCGTCCCGGCCGCCAGGAAGAGCACCAGGCAGATACTGACGAGCCAACCCTGACCGAAGCGCCCGTGATTCGGCTCCTCGATGATTTTCGGTTCTGCGGACTCCGCCGGGGCGTCCACGGGCGATGCCTCCGCCGCCTCGTCGGCAGCGGTGTCGTTCTGGTTGTCGGTGGGGTTCAGCCGGCTGGTGCCAGCATCTCCTTCCATCCGCTATCTCCTGGGTTACTCGAGTTGGTGACGGAGTACTTGACCCCATCGGGTCCGACCACCTCACCGCTGGACGGGCTGTAGACCGCCGATGGACCTGCTGCCGGAGTGTAGATGCACGGGTTGGGTTGCTGTCCACTGCAGGTGACCGTGCCCTGGCCAGGTGGGGTCAACGGGTCGCTGGTCGGCAGCGTCGACTCCGGCGGTGGGAGCTGGCTGGCCGGCAGCGGGTTCATCCCGTTGTTGATCGACGGCGCCGGAATCACCTGACCGGGGTTGACCGGCTGGGTGCAGCGCGCACCCGCGGCGGGGCAGTCGACGATCTGGTTCGGGTCGCCGTACCAGGGGTTGGTGCCCAGCGGCACGTACGGTTCCTCGCTTCGGCACTCCCGCGGGGTGGCCGCCCGCTTGCCCGGCACATCGGCGCACGGGTAGTTACGCGCACCGCGGACCGCGTTGGGCGCGTCCTTGGGGATCTTGCAGTACAGGCCCTCCGGCAACGGGTCGGTGGAGGTGTCCGCCGGTGAGCGCCACTGCGAGGCCGGCAGGAAGCCGGTCAGGCAGGGCGGCGGGCTGTTGATTCCGAGGGCCAGGTGAATCAGTCCCTCCGGCGCGAAGATCGTGGACGTTTGCGCGATCGCCGCGCCCTGGGGCAGCACCACCAGCACCTGCTCGACGTTCTTGTTGTAGCGCTTGAGCATGTCGATGACGACTTCGAGATTGGCCAGCGTCTGCGGCAGCGATTCCTGCACATCGCTGAACACGGCGTTGAGCTGATCGGCCGTGGGTGCGGCCTGCTGCAGCCCGCTGCGCAGCGCCGCGTCCTTCTCGGCGGTCTGGGCGGTGATGGTGTTCAGGTTGGCCGCCCACCGTGAGATGGCGTCACCGGAGTTCACCTGTGAGTCGATGATCGGCCCGGAGTTCTCGACGATATCGGTCACCGATGACAGATTCTCCCGGAAGTCACCGGCCAGCGCCTGGGTGCCGTCGACAAGGCGTTGCAGTGACGGCCCGAGACCGCCGACCGCCTTCGCCGTCTCGTCGAGCAGGACACTGATCTTCTCCGCCGGCAGCGCCGCCAGGCCACGCTGGGCCGAGTCGAGTGCCGGACCGACCTCCGCGGGCACCCGGCCCTTGGTGATGGTGTCGCCGTCGTTGAAGTACTGCCCGGTGTTCTCGGTGGAGACCAGATCGAGGAACTGTTCACCGACCGCCGACACCGAGTGCACATTGGCGACCGTGTCGACGGGCACCCTGGTGCTGTCCTCGATGTTCATCGTCACCCGGGCACCCTGTTCGGTGGGCTCCACCGAGGTGACCTTGCCGACGGTGGTACCGCGGAAGGTGACGTTGGCCGTCTCGTACAGCCCGGCCGAGTTGGGCAGATTCGCGTACAGGCGGTACATACCGATGCCGGCGTAGGCCGGCAGCCGTAGGTAGCCCAGCGACAGCACCACCAGTGCCACCACCGTCAACGCGACGAAGATGAGCAACTGGGTCTTGATCATTCGGGTCAGCAGCATGCTCTACTCCGACCTTTCGATCAGCGGACCGCCGGGCGCGTTGTTCGGGTTCGGCGTGAACCGCACGTCCGGGATCATCGTCGCCGGATCCCGGCCCCAGGCCTGTTCCAGTGCCCGCAGCATGCCCGAGATACCGGTGCCCGAGAGGAAACCGTTGTCGATGGCACTCAGGGTGAGGTCGATGGTGACCGACACGTTGATGTAGTCACCGCGGATCGCTTTCGGGATGTTCTCGATGTTGAACGGCACCGTCAGCAGCAGCTTCAGCGCACCGACCAGGTACGGCGAGGCCTTCGCCAGCTCCCGCAGCGGGCGCTGCAGGTTCTTCAGGTTGGTGTTCAGGTTGGCGTTGGTGTTGCTCAACGTCTCGTCGGCGGTCGCGCTCAGCCGGCCCAGTGCGGTCACCGCATCGGCGAACAGATCCCGGGTCTCCGCGAAATGCTGGATCAGCGGCGGGAACTCGGTGAGCACCCGGTCCAGCGTCTCGTTACGGTCGGCGACGATGGCAAGCAGCCGGTCGGTCGAATCGATGGCCCGGGTGATGTCCTGGCGCTGCTCGTTCAGCTCGAAGGTGAAGGTGTCGAGCCGATTCAGGAACTCCCGGATCTCACCGGAGCGCCCCGTCAGGATCGCGTTGACCTCATTCTGGATCACCTCGATGTTCGGGATACCACCGCCGGTGAGGATGCCCGAGACGCTGGCCAGCGTCCGCTCGATGGTCGGGAACGCCGACGAACGCGCCAGCGGGATGGTGTCCCCGTTGCGCAGCGGCTCCGGCGACGGGGCCTCATCCTCGGGCTGGTCCAGTTCGACGTGCTGTGAACCCAGCAGTGAGGTCTGGCCGATGCGGGCCACCGCGTTCTGCGGCAGCTCGACACCGGGCTCCAGGTCCACCGTCAGCAGCGGCACCCAGTTCTTCAGCTCGATCTTGCGCACCCGGCCGACGAACACATCGGCCACCCGGACCCGGCTGTTGGCGTTGAGCGCCAACGTCTCCGGCATCTGGATGTAGATCGTCGAGTGCCCGGACTGCGTGCCCGGCCCACCCGGCAACGGCACGTTGGCGATACCGCGCCACTGCCCACAGCCACTGAGCATCAGCCCGGCCGCGGCGAGCGCGACCGTGCGGATGCCGAGTCGTCTCCAGTTACGGCTCATCACGCGCCACCTGCCTCTGCGGGCAGCGGAGGCCCGGGCGGAGCCGGCGCAGCGGGTGCTGCGGGCACGGCCACCGCCGCGGCCGGCGGCGGATCACCGGGGATCACACCGGGCGCCGGGATGGGCGGCGGCCCGGGCTGCGGGTACCACGGCGGCGGCAGCGGGGTGTTCTCGCTGTACGCGTTCGGCGGGCCGGGCAGGTTGCCGCCCGGCGGCACACCGAAGGCCGGCGGTGCCGGCGGCGGCACGATATCGGGCCCACCGAGCAACGCAGCCAACGAATCCGGAGTCAGCATGTTCGCGGTGAACGGCTGCACCTCGACGCCCTGCATACCGGGCGCGACGATCCAGCCCGGCTCGTGGTTGCCGTGCGAGAACAGGGTGTCGCGGGAGAAGATGCCCGGCACGGTGGTGTCCTTGTAGCCCGGGGGCGGACGCAGCCGCGGCTCGGAGTACGCGATCTGCTTGGGCAGCGTCATCGCACCGGCGGCCAGGTTCGCCCCGAACGGGATGTAGTTGAACTTCATCGCATCCATCACCGGCGCCAGGTACTGCGCGCACAACTCCGCGGACTCCTGGTAGCCGAGCCGGCTGCCGGCCTGGATCGAGCTGCAGATGAAGTTCAGCGGGTTGGAGAAGTTGGTGACGCCGGGCAGCACGGGCAGGCTGACGATGCCGCCCTGGTTGGGCGCCACCACGTTGACGACGTTGGCGACCAGGTTGGGATAGGCGTGCAGACCGGTCTCCAGGCCGTCCCGGGGTTCGGGCTGCAGAATCGCGTTCGTCACCTCCGCCAGGTTGTTGACGTCGTTGGTGAGCGGTGTGCCGTTCTCGTCGAGGAACTTCCGGGTGGTGGCCAGCACCGAGTTCAGATCGTCCAGCGCGGTGGCGACCTCACGGTCGGTGTTGGTGAACGAATTGGTGAACTGCGCCAGATCATTGTTGAGCGCCACGAACTGCTGGTCACTCTTGTGCAGGGCGTTGACGAAGACGGCCAGGCTCTTGACGATCCCGACGAAGTCACCGCGGCCCTCGTTGAGCGCGCTCACCGCGTCCGACAGACCCTTGAGGGTCTTGTTGAACTGTTCGCCCTTGCCTTCGAAACCGTCGGCGAACGATTCGACGATGTCACCGAACGGGCCCTTCGGCTGCTCCGGTGTCGGCCCGAGATCGGCCAGCAGCCGGGTCACCTGATCGCGCACCTCGTCGTACTCGATCGGGACCTGGGTGCGGTCCTCGTCGATGACCGCACCGTCCTGCATCGCCGGCCCGCCGGTGTAAGGCGGGGACAGCTGGATGACCCGCGACGCCACCAGCGACGGGTTGAGGATGGAGGCGCTGGCGTTTTCGGGCACCTTGTACTTGCTGTCCCAGTGCAGGACGACCTTCATCCGGTCGCCCTCGGGTTCGATCGAGTCGATCGAGCCGACCCTGACGCCCATGATGAGCACCTTGTCGCCCGGGTACAGCGCCAGCGCCTGCGGGAAGTAGGCGGTGACCGTGGTGGTGGTCAGCTTCTTGTAGACGGTCCAGCCCACGGCGGCGGCGCCCACGGCGACGGCCAACACGATGGCGCCCATGATGACGGCCGCCTTCGAGAAGCGCGGCAACTGGATGTTGCGGATGTTGAAGATCGTCGACATCTACTCGGCCCTATCCCTGAGATCCGGGCGGAAGGAACGGCGGGTTACCGGGTAGCGGCTCGGTGCCCACCGGCGAGAGCTGCTGGCCCGGACCGGCCGGCGGCGGCGGTCCCGGCAGCGGCGGCGGCAGCGGCGCGCGACTCGGAATGGGTCCCGGCGGGG is part of the Mycobacterium adipatum genome and harbors:
- a CDS encoding HNH endonuclease signature motif containing protein; its protein translation is MDATHLDTFVDALIDDLTPAAAREGDRTLFHLLDAPRRGVDDQAVVAVLAAAVTLRNLADHVIASAVAAAERAGMPARRHLRTGADLLTALGVAPGAAYRAARVGRAAAALPALTRAQRLGGIGIEFADAVGKGVSHIESRVALADDERAAVITTLMVQSTPSGVDKKARGIAIAKATTQPVDNTVPVAENTDLNDMNVAQTGDGRVAATLDLDILTGEELLAALDPLCRPVPLPDGSPDPRPAGRRRADAFGQILRTYLSSSGRPTSGGVLPHVTLIRPTTAGVDCLGFGGPITTSTAELIVCDSTLTAVTVDHSGAPLDVGRSERLFTPAIRKGLAVRDGGCAHPGCGRPVSWCDAHHITPWEHGGTTSLDNGVLLCRLHHTAIHHGGWQVYLGPDRHPWFIPPHAPGTPEPEHLRSHARRTMTYLPTAA
- a CDS encoding SDR family NAD(P)-dependent oxidoreductase codes for the protein MPSVLVTGAGRGIGRTIAEQLAAHGWDVIAGVRSDADGAALTAVDPQRISAVILDVTDDGDISALDDALPYRLDAVVNNAGIVMAGPMETLTTQQWRTQLEVNVIGQFAVTRAVLPRLRAAHGRVVFISSVNGRMSTPLIGAYAASKFALEAAADALRMELSPWRIPVVLIEPAQTDTDMWRTAGSMVDDVDAALTPAERDLYGRHVSGMRKAVPISQRLAVAPEKVSDVVRAALTAKRPRARYVVGAGPRLQIALMTNLPVRVRDRVLRAVMRQP
- a CDS encoding YoaK family protein — protein: MKSPVSQQFTVAALLLLTFATGLVDAVSVLVLGHVFVANMTGNVIFLGFWFVPHSGVDLLAAVVAFVSFITGAVIGGRLVRHLGPAERRWVTVALSVEVLLLTVLAALAGSGVLRYHDDTKLILIAGLAVAFGIQNATARQFGIQELSTTVLTQTIVGIGFDSRLAGGSGQREKLRYTVVLTMCAGAVLGATLTLHVVAPVIGLAAAVVATAALIFLFAPAEPGSG
- a CDS encoding mammalian cell entry protein, translated to MEDQPADSGDLTTGADTEATADVEAASDVASAGASVGASDGMPEDASDQAPDEAAAPAEPVLVPHRPPGRGAKMAALAGAALFVVAAAFAGANAAPYLTDRALVQVKLDIAGTAADAITTLWTYTPEDMETLPDRAAKFLGGDFQAEYRKYIDAIAAPNKQAQVSNNTQVLGAAVESLDADSASAIVYTNSVATSPVTKNIPSLRYLSYRLNMEKRGTDWLITQMNAITSLDLTPRL
- a CDS encoding mammalian cell entry protein, with amino-acid sequence MSPRRVVDSQAPEYFHAPVDPPTRWGLPLVAGICALLTAVTLGLATFMTVVHEADRRTQVRDADALGYVRAFMRAYTTLDPFNANDYADRILAQGTGEFEKTFTEKQNEIVLQVARNEPTNGEVLEAGVQRWNDDGSADVLVATKMTTTTPDGKQTIETGSRWVATAIKEGQQWKISRLIQVI
- a CDS encoding RDD family protein, producing MTAVLEETETTEAVAPAVPASWGARAGAFGIDVLFGAALIVTLALLAWTAPLMGWLWWVYVGVAVLVGLAMMVNRWVLPSRTGWTVGRAVTGIRVVRSSDGAPAGTGRLLIRDIAHLLDTAAVFLGWLWPLWDRRHRTLADLLLRTEVHRVGEPTRDPRRPVAIGLVVATLLCAAATAAGYLVVYRQERALDAARNEIAAQGARIVEQVLSYAPDTAKDDFARAQSLASDIYRPQLLEQQEALQKAPLVSNEYWAVNSVVLEQPAPTTTTASMLLAMQGQRGSDPNAMRFITATVRADFVKNGDQWQVQNLSVLTKPYAGGGR
- a CDS encoding MCE family protein; translation: MLTRMIKTQLLIFVALTVVALVVLSLGYLRLPAYAGIGMYRLYANLPNSAGLYETANVTFRGTTVGKVTSVEPTEQGARVTMNIEDSTRVPVDTVANVHSVSAVGEQFLDLVSTENTGQYFNDGDTITKGRVPAEVGPALDSAQRGLAALPAEKISVLLDETAKAVGGLGPSLQRLVDGTQALAGDFRENLSSVTDIVENSGPIIDSQVNSGDAISRWAANLNTITAQTAEKDAALRSGLQQAAPTADQLNAVFSDVQESLPQTLANLEVVIDMLKRYNKNVEQVLVVLPQGAAIAQTSTIFAPEGLIHLALGINSPPPCLTGFLPASQWRSPADTSTDPLPEGLYCKIPKDAPNAVRGARNYPCADVPGKRAATPRECRSEEPYVPLGTNPWYGDPNQIVDCPAAGARCTQPVNPGQVIPAPSINNGMNPLPASQLPPPESTLPTSDPLTPPGQGTVTCSGQQPNPCIYTPAAGPSAVYSPSSGEVVGPDGVKYSVTNSSNPGDSGWKEMLAPAG
- a CDS encoding virulence factor Mce family protein; amino-acid sequence: MSRNWRRLGIRTVALAAAGLMLSGCGQWRGIANVPLPGGPGTQSGHSTIYIQMPETLALNANSRVRVADVFVGRVRKIELKNWVPLLTVDLEPGVELPQNAVARIGQTSLLGSQHVELDQPEDEAPSPEPLRNGDTIPLARSSAFPTIERTLASVSGILTGGGIPNIEVIQNEVNAILTGRSGEIREFLNRLDTFTFELNEQRQDITRAIDSTDRLLAIVADRNETLDRVLTEFPPLIQHFAETRDLFADAVTALGRLSATADETLSNTNANLNTNLKNLQRPLRELAKASPYLVGALKLLLTVPFNIENIPKAIRGDYINVSVTIDLTLSAIDNGFLSGTGISGMLRALEQAWGRDPATMIPDVRFTPNPNNAPGGPLIERSE